Proteins encoded within one genomic window of Puniceicoccaceae bacterium:
- a CDS encoding STN domain-containing protein, whose amino-acid sequence MKFTPASIIGMGVFALLLTIWIGCDRDTRKFFEIQEGPAVRTLKVFAVQAEIEILFDPKQLDALQTRAVSGKYTAQKTLELMLGDTSLVYSIDPDTRAYAVFLPKEGMSTEHIPPGTGENVSCESIPRTHPN is encoded by the coding sequence ATGAAATTTACCCCTGCATCGATCATTGGAATGGGAGTCTTCGCATTACTGCTAACGATCTGGATTGGCTGTGATCGGGATACCCGGAAATTTTTTGAGATTCAAGAAGGACCGGCGGTTCGGACACTGAAGGTGTTTGCTGTACAAGCCGAGATTGAAATTCTGTTTGATCCAAAACAGCTCGATGCGTTACAGACTCGCGCCGTTTCGGGCAAATACACTGCCCAGAAAACGCTGGAACTCATGTTGGGCGATACTTCGCTGGTGTATTCGATCGATCCCGATACTCGTGCCTACGCTGTATTTCTTCCGAAGGAAGGAATGAGTACCGAACACATCCCGCCAGGAACGGGGGAGAACGTAAGTTGTGAATCGATTCCCCGAACGCATCCAAACTGA
- a CDS encoding FecR domain-containing protein gives MPQFNGNNDPVSKINTEAANWVLRRDRGLSAEEQDALSDWLAADPCHREAYSLQSWGWDELDRIAGMHKVHATPENDDLLGWNPNASQRVRGLFPRLLPVLAIAACVALVLGGFLVSTRQDEILTPSGSAIVYERIQKLQLDDGSEIELNHGSRLRTAYTESERAIHLHEGEANFKVASDPNRPFVVYVSGVRFCALGTIFNVRYNSASVDLIVTEGRVQVLDNMSNQVPFDDEAIHAPIVEMSQRAIIRLDNAQRDMTVRQLAPDEIERELLWRPELIDFDDEFLPVIVNEFNRRNRVQIYLNDPKLRRLRLTSIFWSDNVEAFIRLLESSFDVTVERHSEFEIYLSIDS, from the coding sequence ATGCCTCAATTTAACGGAAACAACGACCCCGTTTCGAAAATTAATACGGAAGCTGCAAACTGGGTTCTCCGCAGAGATCGTGGCTTGTCTGCCGAAGAGCAGGACGCCCTGTCGGATTGGCTGGCCGCAGATCCCTGTCATCGCGAAGCATACTCCCTGCAGAGTTGGGGATGGGATGAGCTGGATCGCATCGCTGGCATGCACAAGGTGCATGCGACTCCTGAAAATGACGACCTTTTGGGATGGAATCCGAACGCGAGTCAACGTGTGCGTGGTTTATTTCCTCGGCTATTGCCCGTTCTGGCGATTGCAGCCTGTGTGGCATTGGTGCTTGGAGGCTTTCTTGTAAGCACTCGACAGGACGAGATACTGACTCCGTCGGGATCGGCGATTGTGTATGAGCGCATTCAAAAACTGCAACTAGACGATGGTTCTGAGATTGAACTCAATCATGGTTCACGCTTGCGAACCGCCTACACCGAGAGCGAGCGAGCCATCCATTTGCACGAAGGTGAAGCGAATTTCAAGGTGGCAAGTGACCCGAATCGACCCTTCGTGGTCTATGTCTCGGGGGTAAGGTTTTGTGCCCTTGGAACGATTTTCAACGTGCGCTACAACTCAGCGAGTGTCGATTTGATCGTTACAGAAGGGCGAGTGCAGGTGCTCGACAACATGAGCAATCAGGTTCCGTTTGACGATGAGGCAATCCATGCCCCCATTGTGGAAATGTCGCAGCGTGCAATCATTCGTCTGGACAATGCTCAGCGCGACATGACAGTTCGCCAGCTGGCCCCGGACGAAATCGAGCGAGAGCTGCTCTGGAGGCCTGAGCTGATTGATTTTGATGATGAATTTCTTCCGGTAATCGTTAATGAATTCAACCGTCGAAACCGGGTCCAGATCTACTTGAATGATCCCAAACTACGTCGACTTAGGCTGACGAGCATCTTTTGGTCTGACAACGTGGAAGCATTTATTCGCCTTCTGGAGTCGAGTTTTGACGTAACCGTTGAGCGGCACAGCGAGTTTGAAATCTACCTATCGATTGATTCGTGA
- a CDS encoding sigma-70 family RNA polymerase sigma factor, with product MEHRKRQESQWFLEEVVPHEADLRAWLHARFPIVDDVDDVVQEAYSRMLRAYASGPIVNPRAFLFVTARNISLNRIRHSRYEEPAGAKSIDPLSVIDETVIPSETAAISEEVQLLICAIQQLPKRCRQILTLRKIYGYSQREVAQKLGISVHTVEAQGSIALRKCTQYFQRMGYTTKRNR from the coding sequence ATGGAACATAGGAAACGACAGGAATCGCAGTGGTTTCTTGAAGAAGTGGTTCCGCATGAGGCGGATCTGCGCGCGTGGTTGCATGCGCGCTTTCCGATAGTTGATGATGTGGATGATGTAGTTCAGGAGGCGTATTCGCGAATGCTGCGTGCCTACGCTTCTGGACCAATCGTCAATCCCAGGGCATTCCTTTTTGTAACTGCGAGGAATATCTCGCTGAATCGCATCCGTCACTCCCGCTACGAAGAACCTGCCGGAGCGAAATCCATCGATCCGCTCAGTGTTATCGATGAGACGGTGATCCCCTCCGAGACCGCAGCGATATCGGAAGAGGTTCAACTCCTGATTTGTGCGATTCAGCAGTTACCCAAACGTTGCCGTCAGATCCTCACGCTTCGAAAGATCTACGGTTACTCCCAGCGTGAAGTCGCGCAAAAACTTGGGATTTCAGTGCACACAGTCGAAGCCCAGGGAAGCATAGCACTGCGAAAATGCACGCAATACTTCCAGCGCATGGGATACACAACCAAACGAAATCGATGA
- a CDS encoding ATP-binding cassette domain-containing protein encodes MKEGQKKKTRSSYEPRVFDDENAWYFNGSIPQNGSLQAARRQTDWVGFIFQNFNLIGEMSVFENVELPLVYRDIPSAERKTMVREALERVEMDHRENHLPSQLSGGQQQRVAVARALAGKPRVLLADEPTGNLDSKNGEAVMALLTELNQQGSTVCIVTHNEEYNAIVKRVVYLFDGRIVDEKTNR; translated from the coding sequence TTGAAGGAAGGCCAAAAGAAAAAGACTCGCAGCTCATATGAACCGCGAGTCTTTGACGATGAAAACGCATGGTATTTTAACGGGAGTATTCCACAAAACGGATCGCTGCAGGCTGCGCGTAGACAAACTGACTGGGTTGGGTTTATCTTCCAGAACTTCAATCTCATCGGCGAGATGAGTGTGTTTGAGAACGTCGAGCTACCCCTGGTCTACCGCGACATACCGAGCGCTGAGCGCAAAACCATGGTGCGTGAGGCCCTCGAACGCGTGGAAATGGACCACCGGGAAAATCATTTGCCCAGCCAGCTCTCAGGCGGCCAACAACAGCGGGTGGCGGTCGCCCGTGCCCTTGCTGGAAAACCGCGTGTCCTGCTTGCAGACGAACCCACCGGCAATCTCGATTCCAAAAACGGCGAGGCCGTCATGGCACTCTTGACCGAACTCAATCAGCAGGGTTCCACCGTCTGCATTGTCACCCACAACGAGGAATACAATGCCATCGTCAAGCGCGTCGTTTACCTCTTCGACGGGCGCATTGTTGACGAAAAAACCAACCGCTAA
- a CDS encoding ABC transporter permease yields the protein MKRYISHFGFAFCIIAKTPLISVLSILVLAISIGQATLMFNMVSSVLFSKLPYESGERLVRVERLNPGNQYSDRNMPFNSYHEFLKLEQVFEGTIAFFGDSLILKHENQSSIEEGVYVSTDFMEVLGEKVILGRSFTAEDAQPENPPVILISETIWNELFARDPDVIGKSLAVDGIYRTVIGVTDADFDFPFVIRAWLPLNTDTLQQSVGWGSSVWIIGKRKAGISEAGATAQLQDVFARIKERFPVENEEYESIRVVSFKDFLLGGGTVQIFVAMGICAILVLLMGCVIASNLITVRCAKRANELAIRTALGASRPQIIVQMLFESLLTTVIAFVLGWLLMVWFDRAILAAHYQRVEVPSWFFNSSYNLAYLAFIIALMTVVTIASSLVPALRASKTSINDLLKDSTRTGSSLRMSMLGRLLIIFQIAAAFAVITGGVIVGYFLHEMSEGERDYNPHEYLYATLTTNANAHSDPNVKVQLFESVKRELLAFPEVKGVTYSTEFYAGNHINPILIEGEDYASPDAYPLVYRRLVAPDYFKVMQTDLIAGREFNELDTPNAPRVVIVTDVFARQFWGNENPIGKRFTYIDGDARYETTVVGVMPDLYQSDRDRDRRTGFFMSAYQDPWFDIGLHVHLSGNPNAFESKLVQTVNEIDSQATVSSIATLYETQQRGLVGLQFIFVMFVTFSLGALLMASAGLYGVVSFSVNQRIREIGIRLALGAEPLRVVRNVFGQGFLNVLIGIIIGIMMAFLLRYLFMMVLNPFVESTLMYVTVLLGILMTSSVSILIPAIRGGTTDPAEALRID from the coding sequence ATGAAGCGTTACATCAGTCATTTCGGGTTTGCCTTTTGCATCATTGCAAAAACACCGCTCATCTCCGTGCTGTCCATCCTGGTTCTGGCAATATCCATCGGCCAGGCCACGTTGATGTTCAACATGGTCAGCTCCGTATTGTTCAGCAAACTTCCCTACGAGAGCGGGGAACGCCTGGTAAGGGTCGAACGCCTTAACCCGGGGAACCAGTACAGCGACCGCAACATGCCCTTCAACTCGTATCACGAGTTCCTCAAACTCGAGCAGGTTTTTGAGGGAACCATCGCCTTTTTTGGAGATTCCCTGATTCTCAAACATGAGAACCAATCCTCCATTGAGGAGGGTGTTTATGTCTCTACTGATTTCATGGAAGTGCTTGGTGAAAAGGTAATTCTGGGACGCAGTTTCACAGCTGAGGACGCCCAGCCCGAAAACCCGCCGGTTATCCTGATTTCCGAAACCATCTGGAACGAGCTGTTTGCGCGCGACCCCGATGTCATTGGAAAATCGCTTGCTGTGGACGGGATCTACCGCACCGTCATAGGCGTCACTGATGCGGATTTTGATTTTCCGTTTGTGATCCGGGCATGGCTTCCGCTCAACACCGACACCCTGCAGCAGAGTGTTGGCTGGGGTTCTTCCGTGTGGATCATCGGCAAGCGCAAGGCGGGCATCTCCGAGGCAGGAGCCACCGCTCAGCTGCAGGACGTGTTTGCACGCATCAAAGAACGCTTTCCCGTCGAAAACGAGGAGTATGAATCCATCCGTGTCGTCAGCTTCAAAGACTTTCTTCTGGGAGGCGGAACGGTACAGATTTTTGTAGCCATGGGAATCTGCGCGATCCTGGTCCTGCTCATGGGTTGCGTGATCGCTTCCAACCTGATCACCGTGCGCTGCGCAAAGCGCGCCAACGAACTGGCCATTCGCACCGCACTGGGAGCTTCTCGTCCGCAGATCATCGTGCAGATGCTGTTTGAATCCCTGCTCACCACCGTGATCGCCTTCGTGCTCGGATGGCTGCTGATGGTGTGGTTCGACCGGGCCATCCTGGCCGCTCACTATCAACGTGTTGAGGTTCCCTCCTGGTTTTTCAACAGTTCGTACAATCTGGCCTATCTTGCATTCATCATCGCCCTGATGACGGTCGTTACCATCGCATCAAGCCTCGTGCCCGCGCTGCGCGCGTCCAAAACCAGTATCAATGACCTGCTGAAGGACTCCACGCGAACCGGTTCCTCCCTGCGCATGTCCATGCTCGGTCGCCTGCTGATCATTTTTCAAATTGCCGCCGCATTTGCGGTGATCACGGGCGGTGTCATTGTCGGATACTTTCTGCACGAAATGTCCGAGGGTGAACGCGACTACAATCCGCACGAATACCTGTATGCAACCCTGACGACCAACGCCAATGCTCACAGCGACCCCAACGTCAAGGTGCAGCTGTTCGAATCCGTCAAGCGGGAACTGCTGGCCTTTCCAGAGGTCAAGGGAGTCACCTACTCCACCGAGTTTTATGCAGGGAACCACATCAATCCCATCCTGATCGAGGGCGAGGACTACGCATCGCCCGACGCCTATCCACTGGTCTACCGCCGCCTCGTCGCGCCTGACTACTTCAAGGTCATGCAGACCGACCTCATTGCGGGCCGGGAATTCAACGAGTTGGATACCCCCAATGCCCCACGCGTGGTCATCGTCACCGATGTATTTGCCCGGCAGTTCTGGGGCAATGAAAACCCGATTGGCAAGCGTTTCACCTACATTGATGGTGATGCACGCTACGAAACCACAGTGGTCGGAGTGATGCCCGATCTCTACCAGTCCGACCGTGACCGTGACCGCCGCACCGGATTCTTCATGTCCGCCTATCAGGATCCCTGGTTCGACATTGGACTGCACGTGCACCTCTCCGGCAATCCCAATGCCTTCGAATCCAAACTGGTGCAAACGGTCAACGAAATCGACAGCCAGGCGACGGTGTCCAGCATCGCAACGCTCTATGAAACCCAACAGCGCGGCCTGGTGGGCCTGCAGTTCATTTTTGTGATGTTTGTCACCTTCTCCCTCGGCGCCCTGCTGATGGCATCGGCAGGACTCTACGGAGTGGTTTCCTTCTCCGTCAACCAGCGCATCCGAGAGATTGGGATTCGACTGGCCCTTGGAGCCGAACCTCTGCGTGTGGTGCGCAACGTGTTTGGACAGGGCTTTCTCAATGTGCTGATCGGTATCATTATCGGAATCATGATGGCATTTCTGCTGCGCTACCTGTTCATGATGGTGCTCAACCCATTTGTGGAAAGCACCCTCATGTATGTGACGGTTCTGCTCGGCATCCTGATGACTTCGTCCGTTTCCATTCTGATTCCCGCGATTCGCGGTGGAACCACCGATCCTGCTGAGGCACTGCGCATCGACTGA
- a CDS encoding TolC family protein, translating into MKFRYLPLLITDNPIRVLALGITLIPTLSAQVSPESSLPQVIGIEQVVQLSLANQFQISIGRIEQEQASEATRVAAEPFETRIQAEVLTFRDANSDPNNFPYSVEGSQQSIALNRSFSTGTSVNLSLNSDHFEDLDTPRSGEAMLTLQQNLLRGRSRAYNLAPIRIASKQAEISTEALRQTVIDTLTAAQFAYFDALLADANLRVARESLALAEQLLQENHRRSEIGSIAPSDILQAEAEVAARLDRVYQAEATLVRATNALKQYLSNQGMRTLQWEFSMLPPPEPQAQDIVLMRDYEIALLHRPDYRQTILNLDIGEIEVLRQSHATLPNLDLFFQMSLEGWGDSFEDTFAEVRRDANPNYAVGISLSRSLSNRASQARKSIARLEQNRRQMSLLELEQAILLDLHTAAAQIESNWKRLTTASQGRKLAEQSLDAEQKRFQTGISSTFILIRLQTDLANAQIRELIAANDYRKSVVEWERQTGTLLQRHHIEL; encoded by the coding sequence ATGAAATTTCGATACCTTCCGCTTTTGATCACCGACAATCCAATCCGGGTTTTGGCACTGGGAATCACGCTCATCCCCACACTGTCTGCGCAGGTCAGTCCGGAATCTTCCCTGCCTCAAGTCATTGGTATTGAGCAGGTCGTACAACTCTCACTTGCCAACCAGTTCCAAATCTCCATAGGCCGAATCGAACAGGAGCAGGCGAGCGAAGCAACCCGAGTCGCCGCAGAACCTTTCGAAACCCGCATCCAGGCAGAGGTATTGACTTTTCGTGATGCAAACTCCGATCCAAACAATTTTCCATATTCGGTCGAGGGAAGCCAACAATCCATCGCTCTCAACCGATCCTTCAGCACTGGAACATCGGTAAATCTCTCCTTGAACAGTGATCACTTCGAAGATCTCGATACTCCACGCTCGGGCGAAGCCATGCTCACGCTTCAGCAAAACCTTCTTCGGGGGCGAAGCCGTGCCTACAATCTGGCACCCATTCGCATCGCATCCAAGCAGGCCGAAATTTCAACCGAAGCGCTGCGACAGACTGTTATCGACACCCTCACTGCCGCACAATTCGCCTATTTTGATGCACTGCTCGCAGATGCCAACCTGCGTGTGGCACGGGAGAGTCTCGCGCTCGCAGAACAGCTCCTGCAGGAAAACCACCGTCGCTCCGAAATCGGCTCCATTGCTCCATCAGACATCCTTCAGGCCGAAGCAGAAGTCGCTGCCCGCCTCGACCGTGTCTATCAGGCCGAAGCAACGCTCGTGCGTGCGACCAATGCGCTCAAGCAGTATCTGTCCAATCAGGGCATGCGCACACTTCAGTGGGAGTTTTCCATGCTGCCACCTCCTGAACCCCAGGCGCAGGACATCGTGCTGATGCGCGACTACGAAATCGCTCTGCTGCACCGACCTGACTACCGCCAGACCATCCTCAACCTCGATATCGGTGAAATCGAAGTCCTGCGTCAAAGCCACGCCACTCTGCCCAATCTCGATTTGTTTTTTCAAATGAGCCTTGAGGGATGGGGCGACTCCTTCGAAGATACCTTTGCCGAGGTTCGCCGCGATGCAAACCCCAACTACGCCGTAGGGATCTCCCTGTCCCGATCCCTGAGCAATCGGGCCTCCCAGGCCCGGAAATCCATCGCTCGTTTGGAGCAGAACCGGCGCCAGATGTCCCTGCTCGAGCTCGAACAGGCGATTCTGCTCGATCTTCACACGGCTGCCGCGCAAATCGAATCCAACTGGAAGCGCCTCACCACCGCCAGCCAGGGCCGAAAGCTCGCGGAACAAAGTCTCGACGCCGAGCAAAAGCGTTTTCAAACCGGGATTTCCTCCACCTTCATTCTCATTCGCCTTCAAACCGACCTCGCCAACGCCCAGATCCGCGAACTGATCGCCGCCAACGACTACCGCAAATCCGTCGTGGAATGGGAACGGCAAACTGGCACACTGCTGCAACGCCATCACATTGAACTCTGA
- a CDS encoding TonB-dependent receptor → MNSLLPNAIRRILFCTTVRTLAVAASCALSTTVVAQSSDSDIPERIVDLDPWVVNSQASIQAISLERYRESDALMNVISSDEIGQFVDQNVAESLHRLPGISITRDQGEGRFVSIRGIESALNTTTVNGMRIGTPENENRNLPLDIIPSGTAQLLEVIKVPTPDMPGDSIGGAINISTKSAFDQKGREISYSLLGTYSELTEDLGPKLKLGYSDVFSVGNGSDNLAVSFGINYQDRDFGSDNIETVYDFLENESNGQDVLAPIETQVRQYQVNRERLGLSLNLNYAPNEGHELFLNTVLSLFTDAETRQRSIFVFEDGDLVRAENGQFEFSEVAEDAFRRRIRFRTQEKDIFAISGGARHQFDRWHLDYLAGISRAREEVPDEIEGRFEKTGDALHALVNVGHGIPTYTITNAGSVDSAHLQNANYELDRVVREGVDVEENTQNVSINLERLADPDSLFPTLKFGVDARYTQKEVDVTEFELRSVPSLNLADFSAKRRSFQFSGLGEGISSTLFKQYFADNRSAFNERPGDVEENLILNTSQDYEADEDVLASYLMGTWDWNNWRLIAGARFEQTDFVAEGNEILLDENGDLASVNPTRAKSDYNSFLPGVHLRYEASENLVIRAAWSNTIGRPSFGDLAPNSQINLEDFEVSVGNPNLDPYEASNLDLMLDYYLDGAGVFSVGVFYKQIDNYIVDFTTTSDPEFQGFEVERPINGTDASVVGFELNWEQQLGEWSSALEGFLIGTNATFLDTEFEISERAGETFQLPRASEEVFNLYLAYERGRLSTRLSANWRSQFLDQIGESREFDIYVADHNQWDLTFSYRIRPGMEIIAEISNITDEPLELYQGFKGNNLQLEKYSTTFNLGVKGRF, encoded by the coding sequence ATGAATTCACTTCTGCCCAATGCGATTCGTCGCATTCTTTTCTGCACAACTGTGCGCACACTTGCGGTCGCTGCATCGTGCGCACTTTCCACTACCGTCGTCGCACAAAGCAGCGATTCCGACATTCCAGAACGCATCGTCGATCTCGATCCCTGGGTCGTGAACTCACAGGCCAGCATCCAGGCCATTTCTCTGGAACGCTACCGCGAATCCGATGCTCTGATGAATGTGATTTCCTCCGATGAAATCGGTCAGTTTGTCGACCAGAATGTCGCCGAATCCTTGCACCGCCTCCCCGGTATCTCCATCACCCGGGACCAGGGCGAAGGGCGATTCGTATCCATCCGCGGTATCGAATCCGCACTCAACACCACCACGGTTAACGGCATGCGCATCGGCACACCCGAGAATGAAAACCGCAACCTGCCGCTCGATATCATTCCTTCGGGAACCGCACAGCTCTTGGAGGTGATCAAGGTACCCACACCTGACATGCCGGGAGATTCCATCGGTGGGGCCATCAATATCTCGACAAAATCAGCCTTCGACCAGAAGGGACGCGAAATCTCCTACAGCTTGCTGGGCACTTATTCTGAACTGACCGAAGATCTCGGACCCAAGCTCAAACTCGGATATTCCGACGTGTTCAGTGTCGGCAATGGCAGCGACAACCTGGCTGTGTCATTTGGGATCAATTATCAGGACCGCGATTTTGGATCGGACAACATTGAGACCGTCTATGATTTCCTTGAAAATGAAAGCAATGGACAGGATGTGCTCGCACCGATTGAAACCCAGGTGCGTCAGTACCAGGTCAACCGCGAGCGCCTCGGACTCAGCTTGAACCTCAACTATGCGCCGAATGAGGGACATGAATTGTTTCTCAATACCGTCCTGAGCCTGTTCACCGATGCGGAAACCCGCCAGCGCAGCATCTTTGTCTTTGAAGACGGTGACTTGGTGCGTGCCGAAAATGGGCAATTTGAATTCAGTGAGGTGGCCGAAGATGCCTTTCGCCGCCGCATCCGCTTCCGCACCCAGGAGAAAGACATCTTTGCAATCTCCGGAGGCGCGCGCCACCAATTTGACCGCTGGCACTTGGACTACCTTGCAGGGATCTCGAGAGCACGCGAAGAAGTGCCCGACGAAATCGAGGGGCGATTCGAAAAGACAGGTGATGCATTACATGCTCTCGTGAATGTGGGCCATGGCATCCCCACCTATACCATCACCAACGCAGGCTCCGTTGATTCCGCTCACCTGCAAAACGCAAACTACGAACTCGACCGCGTCGTTCGCGAGGGAGTCGACGTCGAAGAGAATACGCAAAATGTCTCCATCAATCTGGAACGTCTCGCAGACCCGGACTCGCTGTTTCCGACTCTCAAGTTCGGTGTGGACGCACGCTACACCCAGAAGGAAGTCGATGTCACCGAATTCGAACTGCGCTCTGTGCCATCCCTCAATCTGGCGGATTTTAGCGCCAAACGTCGTTCCTTCCAGTTCAGTGGACTGGGTGAGGGCATCAGCTCAACTCTGTTCAAGCAATACTTCGCTGACAATCGCAGTGCCTTCAATGAACGTCCCGGTGATGTCGAAGAAAACCTCATCCTCAACACTTCTCAGGATTATGAGGCCGATGAAGATGTGCTCGCAAGTTACCTGATGGGAACCTGGGACTGGAACAACTGGCGCCTGATCGCGGGTGCTCGCTTTGAGCAAACCGACTTTGTTGCCGAGGGCAATGAAATCCTTCTCGACGAAAACGGCGACCTCGCCAGCGTCAATCCCACCCGTGCAAAATCCGACTACAACAGCTTTCTCCCCGGAGTTCACTTGCGCTACGAAGCCAGTGAAAATCTGGTGATCCGCGCTGCATGGTCCAATACCATCGGTCGTCCCAGCTTTGGTGACCTCGCACCCAACTCCCAGATTAATCTCGAAGACTTCGAAGTATCCGTCGGGAACCCGAATCTCGATCCCTATGAAGCATCCAATCTGGACCTGATGCTCGACTACTATCTGGACGGAGCCGGGGTGTTCTCCGTCGGGGTCTTCTACAAACAAATCGACAACTATATCGTGGATTTTACGACGACCAGTGATCCGGAATTTCAGGGTTTTGAGGTGGAGCGTCCGATCAACGGCACCGATGCAAGCGTCGTCGGTTTTGAGTTGAACTGGGAGCAGCAACTTGGTGAATGGTCGAGCGCATTGGAAGGATTTCTCATCGGCACCAATGCCACGTTTCTCGATACGGAGTTTGAAATCAGTGAGCGCGCTGGCGAAACATTCCAACTGCCTCGCGCATCAGAAGAAGTATTCAATCTCTACCTTGCCTATGAACGTGGACGCCTTTCCACCCGCCTGAGCGCAAACTGGCGCAGCCAGTTCCTCGACCAGATCGGAGAGAGTCGCGAGTTCGACATCTATGTTGCCGATCACAATCAGTGGGACCTCACCTTCTCCTACCGCATCCGTCCAGGCATGGAAATCATTGCCGAAATCAGCAACATCACCGACGAACCGCTGGAGCTGTATCAGGGGTTCAAGGGAAACAACCTGCAGCTCGAAAAATACAGCACGACTTTCAATCTCGGAGTGAAGGGCCGTTTCTAG